agaagagtggCAGTTCTTCTACCTAGAATTCCCTATAATGCAACTATGATATCAGCTGGGGAAGATAACAAAACCCTCCTTGATATGACACAATTAACTAGCATGCACATGCATTATCAATAAATATAGCTTAAAATATCAgctgtttattaaaaaaaaaacattattaattaattattctctCATTGAGTAATCCAAGCTTGAAGGAGAGAAGGAGCATTTCATAAAGAAAAACTGAAATGGGATAGTAAGGTACACCATTTTTTGGATGATCCACCTCATAAGTTTGTTCTTTTGACTCAgcattttagataaaattaaaagtaaactaAAAGAAAGAGTTCTTTGGGGCCTCCACATTACACTCCAAATCTCCTTTGATCCAATCATAAATGCTTAAGATTATCTTATCTTCATAGTAAGTGTTTGTCAGTGAGCTTTGATAATATGATCTATCAAATtacttaacttttttttaagcCTTTCTTGTTCTTGCATTGCATCCATAGCTAGCTGGTTCTTGTATTCTTATGCATATGCTATGAGAGGCCTTAGCTAGCTACTTTGAACTTTTTTAATGTCAATCATAGAGGATGTGTAGTTATTACATTGGACCGATTCTGTACTATAAATGTGATTAAAGTTGCCTACGATAGAATGCATTTATACATATCTATAGCCTACCTATGTTCTCGGAAAGATGAAGCCCTTTTCAATTTGGTCCTTAAGGGAAAAGGGGGATTTAAGAAGAgaaaattagtaattaattcaTTGGCATTATCTTCTCATGCTGACTTAAGAggattaattgaaaaaattaaggtGGTACTTGGTACTTACTAGTTTTCATGTAAGAGTAATGAGGAGTTCAATTTTCCATCCCACCAAACACAACCTTTCTCCATACCTTTCTATAGAATGATGCTTGACACCTcaccccctctctctctctctctctctctttctctgctactTAAAGGTGGTCACCTTCGGAATCAATGAGGAAGTGTATTTGGAAGGTGGTAAGTTAAAGGTCAAATACTGCCATAATATAAAGAAGCAGGATTTACTTTGAgggttttttttaattattactatCATCAGAATGGTTAAAGTGAGAAAGTAAAATTTCTCTATTCATTTAGCCAACCCCTTGCAAAATTACAAGTCTTTACCCCTTTGTACTCGGGTAATTACAAGATGCATGTACAAGGCTTTGAAGCCAATAAAtagttaactttttttttatatatatatatattttttcttttcttgtccAGTTGTTTTAAACAATGAAGCAAGAAAATTAGAGTCTAATCCCACCCTTAATTACATTTCTTAAAGGGGCTAATCTTTAGTCTTTACAGCCTCGGCTGCCCTCGCAGGGAGACTTGTTTCCACTCTACTAAACGTTGCAAAAAATCCATCACCTGCAAGAATATTTCCAATTGTGCATTAGCCTCACTATTCACTGAATAGGCatgcaaattttttttaaacaaaaaactTGCCTGGGTGGGTTCCTGTAGAGAATACGATGCATTTGTGTCCTTTGGAAATTTAGAGACTAGGATACCAAAACCTTGTCCTCTTTCTCTTAATACctatttacaatttaaaaaaaaaaaatacccatTAGCCTAAAACATCACAGTTTCTTttttagacaaaaaaaaaaaaaacattggaTACCTTGAATGCATCTTCATCTGTTCGATCATCTCCAATATAAACAGGGAAAACATCGGTACAATTGGCAAATCCTGTAGCAATAAGAGTAGAGTTAAAAAAGGATGATGAATATTagcatttttttatataattggcTTTGACAAGAGTCTAACTCGAGACTATTCAAGTCTGGAGATGGACTCCAGCATTTAGTGGGAGAGTGACCACTTTTCAGATAATACGGTCTTAGTTATGATTATTTAAAGTTTCATAAATAGACAAGTAAAACCATAGAAAACTCACCAAGTGACTCCAACAAAAATTCAAGAGCCTTCCCTTTGTCCCATTTAATAGTAGGACGGATTTCCAATACctgtataaaataaaatattaatattgaaaaaattccaataaattttttaaaaaatgtaacgAGTTATTAGATGCCACGTCACACCTTTCTCCCTTGAGTAAGTCTCAGCTTTGGGTAATCTTTCAAGACTGACCTAACCACTTGGGCCAGTTCACTCCATTTCTGTAATTTTCATGCAAAGTTAGTTAACATTACACTCGAAaaaaagtttatatatataaatatatatatgacTGATAACTGTGATTGATTTGATTCTTTATTGTTTTCTACCTTCTCATCAACACAGCGAAAATGGACTGACACACAGAACTTATTGTTCTCCACCTTAGCTCCTGGAGTTGATTTTGTTTTCTCTATCAGTTCCTTGTAAACCTCATCGATCATGGGTAGAAATTCACTTGCAGGTTGGAAGATGAGAGCTTCACTTCCCTGAGGAATGAGGGAAGAGATTGTGAGAAAACAGAGAAAACAAGCAGAAATTACAAGTTTTTTTCAGCTAATATGGAGCCAAAGATGTATTACTTTCTTGTATTTGGAGCCTTTTGCTGGTCCCTTAATGTCCATGCCATGGCTTCCAGCATAGTACAGCTCTGCTAACCGTACAAAGTTATACACCTATAATAAACAAAAGAAGGCGAAAAATCAGAACTGAATAAGGAAGATTAAAAAATCAAGTTTTGCATTCAAAACAGCAGCAAGAAACCAAACAACTTCGGATTGGATTGGAATGTACCTTGTCTCTGCATCTCCCACTCACTATAGCAGTTGGGAAACACTTGGCCAGCTTTCTCACTGTTGCTCTCATCTAATTTAAACAAGAAAAGATGAAGCTTTAGTAACAATGGCTCTAGCCAGATATCAAATACTAAAGTTAACAGAGACAAAGGCTTCACCTTCTTGGACATGAAAGCTCGATCTGGGTCATCAACAATAGGAGAAAGGGTACCATCATAGTCCAAAAACATTACAATTTGCTTCCCTTTTGACGCCTCAATTATCTGCTCAAACATGTCCAAGGCCGATGGGTGATGAAGCTGCAAATGTTATAAAACAAGCAGGATCAATCGTCTTTTCCCATTGCCAACACGAAAACTCCATTTATAGTTTgggtcttttttttatttaaataaaatttctcttctGTTCTGTTTTAATACTCACAATCCATGAGCCTTggtcatcagtgatagagggtgTGGATTTGAGATGGGTAGGAGATGAGGCTCTCATTGAATCAACCCAGGCGTTTATCCTTGCCCCTCCATTGATTTCAAGATTCTTCAGAAGTTTCTTTCTTGAAATGGAGATGTAGCCACCAGGAGCGGCAGGTGGCTTCTGTGCGGCGGTGGGGAAGATAGAAGAGTCCGACACGTGCACAGTGATTGCCAAGTTGATGGTGGATTTTGGATCGGATACTACCACATTTTGGTTCGTCATCTTGGTTCTAATGTCCCtacaaaaaaaatccaaaaccaCTCTGTTTTTTAGACTAAAGAAAGTACCAAAAAAGATAAACACAATCGAGAACCAAAACAGACCCATTTGAGAAAATACACACTGAAAAGGTACCTTGGATTCTTGAAAGGAATAAACAAGAAATGAAGAAGTAATAGAGGAGTTAAAAGAAAACAGAGTGCTATGACTATTCAAGCTTGGAAATTAGatagagagaagaagaaaacaaaTGGCAGAGAGAAGCGAAAAAACAGGCCACAAAGATTTGAAGAGGAAGAGAACgagtgagagagagaaagagaatgtgTGCTTGTGAGAGAGACAGAGGCGAATGGTCGATTTTATAGTTGGAACCAGACGCTAACGGACGAGCGAGCTTAAAGTACCCACCACTCCTAAGCTCCAAAAAATGGGACCCACAAGGGGCGGAAGAGATAAGGGCCCACACCTCTGTCCCAGCCCCCGAAATCCTGAGGCGGGTCCCACCAACGAGTCTTTCACTCAGAAGCCTAGTAGCCGTCTTCCATAACTTCACTGGCCAAAGCTAGCCGGTTTTCCACGTGGCCGACATTCCTTGGCTGATACATACTTACTTTGTGCTTATGCCACGTGTTGACGCTCACATTCCAGACCTCTAAACCCACGGGTTGTTTATCCTGGAGCAGTATTTCCAAAAATGGAGCTGAACCGGAGTATTATGGAACCCAAAAGGCCGAAACCCAACCTATTTTGAGGAATAGCAACCGAACCGTGGCTCATAAGGTACGCCCCCTGTAATCTGAAACGAAACCAACGGCTATAACCTAACCCCCTTTGTTATTTAGCAATCTTGCAAAACCAGCTGCTGCGATTCTCCTATTTCCACTATTTTATAAGCAAACCCCCTTTTcccatgcattttcctattacTACACCCGCTTGTTCATGCTATTCATAAGCCGTTCTTTTCTAATCAGAAAATAAAACCCGACTCTAAAagaattatgaaattaaaactcattaaatttcacaTAAATAAAATGATGCAACATTATGAGACCGGTCCTGTAATGAGAGGAGGATCAGATTGATTATGCACTCAAACCTATCCATAAAAATTTCAGTCCGGTGATATAACATAAAATAAGGAGAAGCAAACTCAGCTATTTCACAATTCT
This genomic interval from Manihot esculenta cultivar AM560-2 chromosome 12, M.esculenta_v8, whole genome shotgun sequence contains the following:
- the LOC110627838 gene encoding probable trehalose-phosphate phosphatase J; the encoded protein is MTNQNVVVSDPKSTINLAITVHVSDSSIFPTAAQKPPAAPGGYISISRKKLLKNLEINGGARINAWVDSMRASSPTHLKSTPSITDDQGSWILHHPSALDMFEQIIEASKGKQIVMFLDYDGTLSPIVDDPDRAFMSKKMRATVRKLAKCFPTAIVSGRCRDKVYNFVRLAELYYAGSHGMDIKGPAKGSKYKKGSEALIFQPASEFLPMIDEVYKELIEKTKSTPGAKVENNKFCVSVHFRCVDEKKWSELAQVVRSVLKDYPKLRLTQGRKVLEIRPTIKWDKGKALEFLLESLGFANCTDVFPVYIGDDRTDEDAFKVLRERGQGFGILVSKFPKDTNASYSLQEPTQVMDFLQRLVEWKQVSLRGQPRL